TGTCGTTGCTCGACGCGCTGATCTCGCCCATGGCCTGCACCATGGCCTGCATGCGGCCGCGACCCTGCTCGGCCGACTGCTTGGCCTCGGCCGACAGGCGGTTGGCCTGGCCGGCGTTTTCCGCGCTCTGGTTGGTCTGGGAGGCCATCTGGTTCACCGAGGCGGAAATCTCCTCCAACGAACTGGCCTGCTCCGTCGCCCCCTGGGAGAGCGACTGGCTGGCGTCGGCGACCTGACCNGCCATCTGGTTCACCGAGGCGGAAATCTCCTCCAACGAACTGGCCTGCTCCGTCGCCCCCTGGGAGAGCGACTGGCTGGCGTCGGCGACCTGACCGGACCCCGTGGCGATTTGCTCGCCGGAGGTCTGAATCTCGCGCACCATGGAGTTGAGATCGCTACTGAGTTTATTGAGCGCGCCGCGAATCACATCACGCTCGTCACGGGGCCGCGCCTCGAAATCGAGATTGCCGTCGGCCAGTTTCTGCAAGGCATCAACCACTTCATGTTGCAGGTTGTCGGCAAGGGCATCCATGGTGCGTGCCATCTGCCCCAGCTCGTCCTTGCGGGTCAACTTCAGGCGGCGGGTAAGATGGCCGCGCTCGATCTCGCTGACCATTTCCATTACCGCGCGGATCGGGCGCACGGTGCGCTGCGCCGCCCACCAGGCGAAAAGCCCGGCGACAACCAGCAGGACACTCCCAATTATCAGAAGCAAGGTCTGCATTTGGCCGAAGGAGGCGCCGATGGTTCTACTTGTAGCCATATATTCGCGCTCGGGCAAGGTGGCGCCGATGAGCCAGTCAAAAGGCTCATAGTAGACGAAATCGAGCATCATGCGCTCGCTCTCGCCCGTCAGGCTGCTCTGGAAGGAGAGGATCAATTCCTGAGAATCACCGGGCGCAGCCAGGCCCTTTTCCGCCAGCAGGGCGAACACCGAACGTCCCTCGGCATCGCGCCGATCCAATAATTCGCCGTTTTGCCGTCCGCCGGGAGAAACCACGTACCGCCCGCGATTTTCGCCCCCGGCCTGCACCACCCAGAAATAGCCGGTGGCGCCGACGCGCAGGTTTTCGAGCTGGGTGCGGATGGCCGCCAGGGCCGCCTCCTCCCCCTGATGGTCGTAGAGCGCATCCATTTCATCGATGAACACCCCGGGCGCGATGATCAGATCCAGAGGCGCAAAGTAACGGTAATAGACGGCCTTGTCACGCTTGGCGGTGACCGCATGGTAAACGATGTAGCCTTCCTTGTTGCCGCGCATCTCGTCGATGTGGGCAGTTCCTGCCAGATTTCGACCTTCCCCCGTCGCGTGAATGGTCAGCACACCTGCGCTGTTCATGGCGAAGGCATCGCCCGTGGCAGCGATGCGCAGGCCGCGAATCTCTTCGCGAATTTTCTCCCAGGCCTCCTCGCGCGGCAGCGTTTCGTGATAGGTGGTGATGCGCCGCAGAAGTTGGTCTGCCGAGGAACGCAGATAGTTGCGAATAGCCGTTTCACGCTGCTGCTCGCGGCTCTGGCGATAGTTCTCCACCAGATTGAGCGTTCCCTCGATCAGCGCCTCAAGACGGGAATCGACCAGTTCTTCCACCTCATGGGCCACCTCGGCCTCGGTCTGGGACGCAAAGTGCCGCGTGAACCCCAAAGTGATCAACATAGGGATGAGCACCGCAACAAGAACCATGATGAGCTGCTTGTACTTGATAGACATAAAAAAACCCCCAAAATTTAATTCCGAACATGAAATTACAATAATCTTAATCTCGCCACAAGCACAAACCGTTAAAGTTTTTCAATAAAACAATGTTACCTCTTGAAGTTTAATCATTACAGAAACTTACAGTGAACACAAAAAAATGGGGAGCGGTATGAAAACCGCTCCCCAACATTCATAAAGCAGGGAGGTACTTACAGCAGCAAGACGGGGGATCAGTGCTGCCGTTCGAGAATGGGCAGGTAGTTCACAGCGAGTTTATAGAGGAACAGGCCGAAGGCGACAAAGCCGAAGGTCACGGCGAACTCGCCCACGGACGGAAAGTAGTTCCAGCCCGGTCCCATGTCCATGCCGATGAGAAAAACGTTGAAGCGATAAGCGACCACGCCGCAGATCACTGAGCAGGCAGCCAGGAACAACTTGAGGCTGTGAAAGCGCACCCTCTTGTTCATCAGGACGACAAAGGGAATGAGGAACAGCGCCATCTCCACCCAGAAGGCGTAGGCGTACTTGCCTGGCACGAAGGCCGCCGGCAGAGCACCGCGCCAGGCCAGATCGCCGAAGCGAAAGAGCAGGAATGCCCCAAGAAACCAAGGGATGAATTTGGCGAAATCACCGATGAGGTTGATTTCGGATTTGCGATTGAAGAAATAGGTGGCCAGCGAAGCCTCGAACACCACCATGGACGGTCCCACGGCGATCGCCGACATGAGAAACAAGAGCGGCGACCAGGGCGTGAACCACAGCTCATGCAGCTTGTAAGGGGCGATAAGCATCATGGTGCCTAGAGACGACTGATGACCAAAGGACAGCACGACCCCGCCGAGGACGAAGAACACCGCCACCTTACCCATGACCTTGTCGGCCACGTGGAGAAAGGCATTGGTGAGGCTGTTGAACATGGCGAGGGGGCCGGGCAGATCGACCTTGTCCTTGTATTCTTCGACCACCGCAGGCACGTTTTCCACCGCCAGCACGCTCAGGTAGAGCATGACGCACCAGGCCACCTCGAAGAGCACCGAGTTGCCGTTCCAGTAGATCAGAGCGTGCCAAATGTAGTACCAGCGCCCCAGGTCGAACATGACCGCCATGCCCACCAGCATGTAGCCGATAAAGGCGGTGAGAATCGCCGGGCGCAGCAGGGCATGATACTTGTGTTTGCCGAAGATCTCGACGATCAGACAGGTGGTGAAGCCGCCCGCTGCCAGGGCCACGCCGCAGGCCACGTCAAAGGCGATCCACATGCCCATGGGATAATTGGGGTTGAGGTTGGTCACGGAGCCGAAGCCGTGAAAGAAACGAAAATAGGAAAACACCGCGGCACTGACCATGAAGAAAATCAGCAGCGCCACGTTGGGCGTCCAGAACTTTAACCGCAGAGCGGCTGCCTTATTCATGATCCGTCTCCCCTTTGAGCTTGTTGCGCCTCTGATTGAAGGCCATGATACCGCCCAAGGCCGCATAAATGGCCACGGGAGGAATAAAGTACTTGAAGATACCGTGCTGGATGGACTCGGTGAGGCGTGGTACACCCTTGTAACCAAAGGGCGGCAACCCCAACGAAGCAAAACTGACCTTGGGCTTGGTCAGGTAGAGTACGCCGGTGCCGCCCACTTCGTGTTCGCCATAAACGTGAGGATCATAGCGATCAGGATTGGCGGCAATGCGGTTGCGGGCGATGCGCAGCAACTCGTCGCGATGCCCGAAGGTGATGGCATCGACGGGACAGACCTCGGCGCAGGCGGTGGGCCGGCCGTGCACCAGGCGCGTATCGTGACACAGAGTGCATTTGCTGATGTCGGGAATGGCCCTGTGCCACTCAAACTGGGGCACATTATAAGGACAGGCGATCATGCAATAGCGACACCCCATGCATTTGCGACTGTTCCAGGTGACGGCCCCGGTCTCTTCACGGACGAAGGCCAGCACCAGACAGGCCGACTTGCACGCCGGATCAAGACAGTGCATGCACTGCTCCTTGACGAAGGTGGCCTCGCCGCTTTCCTCATCGCGCTGCATCTTCACCAGGGTGTAGGTGCTGTCCGAAAGGGTGCGCGGCGAGTCGAACAGGCGCCCGCCGTCGCCCAGGGTGCTGTCCGGCGGCAGCTCGTTAACCCTCTTGCACGCCGCCTGACAGGCCTTGCACCCGATGCAGCGGGTGCTGTCGTTAAGCATGCCGTAGCCGGGATCGTCAGGCAGCTTGGCTGCCGACGCCTGGGCCGGCGCGGTCAGGGCCGCACAGGCGCCCGCCCCCGTCGCCGCGGCGACTTTGAAAAATTTTCTGCGAGAGATCGGCATCCCCTTACTCCTTATCGTCCAGATCCTGTTTGGCTTCGGCGGAGCGCTTCCTGATCATGCTCACGCCGGCGGCACCCGCGGCAATCCCGGCCAGCGCCCCATAGGTCGGCGTGAAATCAATATCCTGGCGCTGTTCGGTGACGATAGGCGGAAAAGCCGAGGGCGGCGTGACGTTGTAGACCGGAACCGGCTCGAACATAGAACCTTCATAGGGGAATTCGGGCTCGACGCAACCGATGCAGGGATGGCGATTATCCAGGCAGTAATTGGTACCTGAATTGAATTTTTTCTCGGGGCAGTTGGCATGAGCCACGGGGCCCTTGCAGCCGAGTTTATACAGGCAGTAAGGCTCGCCCCAGTGCTGCGCAAAGCGGCCGGCGTCGAAGTGGCCGCGCAGGGGGCAGTTGTCGTGAATCAATTTGCTGAAAAACATCTTCGGGCGCAGGTGCTCGTCAAGTTCGATGGACTCAGGGCCGGCAAGGAGATAAGCGGCCAGGGTTCCAACAAACCAATCCGGGTGGATAGCGCAACCGGGGATGTTGATCACCGGCGTGGTGATGCCTTTCTGCTTGAAGTACTCCGCAACCCCGACGGAACCGCTGGGATTCATATTGGCCTTGTTGACCCCACCGAATGCCGCGCAGGAACCCACGGCAATGACCGCCTGTGCCTTGGGGCCGAGACGATCCATGTGCTCGGTGCTGGTGATGCCGTGCTCATCCTTCTCACCGATCTCACACATGCGCGGGTCTTTGGTGATGATGGAGCCCTCGACCACCAGCAGAAAAGGTTTTTCCTCGGCGGCGTACATGGCCTCCATGGCCAGATCGCCGGCGGCGGCCATGACCGTGGAATGAAAAGCCAGTTCCGTATGGTGACCGGGCACCACCTGATCGAGAAGCACGTCCTGAATGCGCGGCGAAAGACTGTTGAGCAGGGCCACCGAGCAGCCTGTGCAGGCCCCGGTGCCCAGCCAGATGATGGGAGTGTGCTTGATGGCGTCGGCAAAAGCTTTTTTCAATAAGGGATTTTCAAAAATATTGACGCCCAGAGCCGCGGCGGTGCCGGCGGAAAATTTAAGAAATCTGCGTCGTGTCAGTGCCATGATGGTTCTCTCCTGTGAAGGGAAAATTGTCACGTAGGGGCGAGACATGCCTCGCCCTGGTCTTTACAAGCCAAGCTCCTTCTTGACCAGCCGCACCGCTTCCGGAACCGCGGCCGCCACCTCCGGCGTCAAACCGATGCCCAGGGCGGTGGAAGCGGGCTGCACACCGATGACCACCGTCGCTTTCGGACGGCAGTCGACCAGCTCACCGAGCTTGAGGGTCTCCAGCAAGCCCACCTGATGGAGGCTGGCGGTGGGAATCGCTTCGGCTTCAACCTCTTCAGGACTGAAGCGATAGAGCGTTCCCGGTGCCTGGCCGCCCTGCACCGCGTCGATGACGATGAGCCGCTCGCGGCCGTGAAACACATCCATTAGATCAATAATGGAGGTCCCGGCGTCAAACAGCTCTACCCCTGCGGGCAGATCTTGGGCGGCCAGAGCCTTGAGCACCGCGTCGGCAAAACCGTCGTCCTGACGCAGGATGTTGCCCACCGCCATGACCAGCATCGGGACGTGGCCTAACCCTGAGGCGTTTTCGGGCGCATGCGATGCCCCCTTGCAGGCTGCGGCAATCATTCCGGACCCACAACAAAGCGGCCGAGATCTCCACCCTTAGGTGTGACCACATGCACCGCGCAGGACAGACAGGGATCATAAGAGCGCACGATGCGCACCAGCTCGAAGGGGTTGTTCTGGTCTTTGACGCGCGTGCCGATGAGAGATTGCTCAACGGGACCAGGGACGCCCTTGCCGTCGGCGGGACCCATGTTCCAGGTGGTGGGCACCACCGCCTGGTAGTTTTTGGTCTTGCCACCTTCGACCACGATCCAGTGGCCGATGGCGCCGCGCGGCGCCTCATGCAATCCCATGCCGCGATTATTCACATCCAGAGAGTACTCGGCGCACACCGGCCGGCCGGGCTGGAGTTCGAGGACCCACTGCTTGAGCTTGTCGGCGACCAGCTTACACTCGATGGCACGCGCCGCATGGCGACCGAGCACCGAGAACAACACTTCGGGACCGGCGTTGAATTGGCCGAGAACCCCGTCGATCTGGGATTTCACCTCGGCGTTGCCGCCTGCATAGGCGGCGAGCATACGCGCCAGGGGACCGACCTCCATGACCTCGCCGGCATAGCGCGGCGACTTGCACCAGCTGTAGGCACCGGCCTTGTCGCGATCAGGCTCGGTGCTGCCGTCATAGGGATGCACCGGACCGGTCTCGCGGTACCAGCTGTTTTCCACCTGCTCGGTGATCTGGTTGGGATCCAGGGGGCGCAGCTTGAGATCGGCGGCGCGCACGATGCCTTGAGGGATGTAGCGCCGGCGCTTGGTCAGGTCGGGATGATGGTCGAGGTCGAACACTCCGAAGGACATGAATTGCTTGCAGCCGGCGCCGATACCGAAATAGTCGCTGTAGCGCCGCGCGACCATAAGCACGTCGGGCAGGTAGCGATGTTCGATGAAGTTGCTCAACTGCTCCAGCTTCCAGTAAAAGGACGCGATTTTATCGATGGTCGGCTCGGCGGTAACACCGCCTGCGACGATGGACATGTTGTGCGGCATCTTGCCGCCGAACACCGCCAGGGCCTCATGGGCCAGACGCCGCAGGTTGAGGGCCTCGACGTAGTGAGCGACAGCGGCGCGGTTCTCTTCCTTGCTCAGGCGGTAATCGCCTTCGTAGCGCGGCAGAAAGGGTCCGAGGTGACCGCGGGCGATGAACTCTTTGACTTTTTTCAGCGAGGGATCCGAGCCGTTGTAATCCGCCACCGCAGTGACATCGACGTAATCGAGGGCTGCGAGCTGATAAAAATGCAGAATGTGTGACTGCACATAGTTGGAGCCCTGGATCAGGTTACGCAAGATGCGACCGTTAGACGGGATATTGCCGTTGACACCGTAAGCTTCGTCGAGGGCGAAAGTGGCCGCCAGCCCGTGGGATGTCGGACAGACCCCGCAGATCCGCTGCATGATGCGGGCGGCATCGCGCGGATCGCGCCCGAGAAGTACGTTCTCGAGTCCGCGATACATCATGCCTGAGCTTCTGGCTTCCTTGACCACCCCGTTGTCAAGCACCGCCTCGATTTTGAGGTGGCCTTCGATTCGGGTAACCGGATCGATGACGATTTTTCCCATAATCCCTCTCTCCTGAAAAAAAGTGATGTGTTGCTCACGCACCGACGCACGGATGGCAACCGGACACGCATGACTCCCAATGGACGCTAAGCATTGGCAAGCAATATGCCAGCGTCAGGGTTTCACATTAAAAAACCAAATCATCTCAGGAGCTTAGTCAGGATTCTGTATACGCGGGAAGGATAGACAGAAAGACACATTTTGGACAAAATGACACGCGATGTAGCATTTTGTCCAAAATGGTCAGTGGTCAGTGGTCAGTGGTCAGTGGTCAGTGGTCAGTGGTCAGTGGTCAGTGGTCAGTGGTCAGTGGTCAGTGGTCAGGACAACGGACAACGGACGGGCGCAGCCCCACCCTACCCCTTATCGATTTCGTACTGGGCGAGTTTGCGGTCGAGGGTTTTGCGGGCGATGCCGAGAATTTCAGAGGTTTTGACCTTGTGGAAGCCGGTCTGGCGGAATACCTGCTCGATGTACATGCGCTCCACGTCCTCCAGAGACAGATCGCCCTGGGGCGGGACAAATTCTTCACTGCCGCCGCTGGTGATCTTGGACGGTAGAAAAGCGGGAGAAATTTCATCGCCATCGCAGAGGATCACGGCCATTTCCATGGTGTTTTCCAGCTCACGGACGTTGCCCGGCCAGGGATAACGCCTGAGCAGCGCCAGGGTTTCGGCGCCCAGGCGCTGCTCGGGCCGAGCGGCATACTTGCGCACGAAATGCTCGGCAAGCAGGGGAATATCTTCGCGCCGCTCACGCAAGGGGGGGAGATCGAGCGTCACGACGTTGAGACGATAAAAGAGGTCTTCACGAAAACTGCCGCGCGCGACCTCCTTCTCCAGGTTTTTGTTGGTGGCGGCGATAAAGCGCACATCTGCGTGACGCACCTTGGTGGCGCCCACCGGCATGAATTCTTTTTCCTGCAGCAGACGCAGTATTTTGGCCTGCAGAGCCGGGCTCAAGTCGCCGATCTCATCGAGAAACAAAGAGCCGCGATTGGCCTCTTCGACCAGACCGCGATGATTTGCCACCGCCCCGGTGAAGGATCCCTTGACATGGCCGAAGAGTTGGCTTTCAAGCAGAGTGTCGGTGATGGCGGCGCAGTTGATGGTGAGAATGCGCTCCTCGCGCCTTGGGCTGCTGTAATGAATGGTGGAGGCAATCAACTCCTTGCCGGTACCACTTTCACCCAGAATGAGCACACTGGCGGCGCTCGTCGCGACCCGCTTGGCCAGGGTAAAGACATTGCGGAACGCCTGGCTCTGGAAAATGACCTGTTCCGGATCGAAACGCCGTCGAATCTCGGCCTTGAGCGAGCGGTTTTCGGCCACCAGGCGGCTGCGCTCCACCACCGTATCCACCAGGGCATAGATATCCTCGGCGCAAAAAGGCTTGATCAGATAGTCGTGGGCACCCAGCTTCATCGCCTCGACGGCGTTG
This genomic stretch from Geoalkalibacter ferrihydriticus DSM 17813 harbors:
- a CDS encoding hydrogenase maturation protease, with protein sequence MIAAACKGASHAPENASGLGHVPMLVMAVGNILRQDDGFADAVLKALAAQDLPAGVELFDAGTSIIDLMDVFHGRERLIVIDAVQGGQAPGTLYRFSPEEVEAEAIPTASLHQVGLLETLKLGELVDCRPKATVVIGVQPASTALGIGLTPEVAAAVPEAVRLVKKELGL
- a CDS encoding methyl-accepting chemotaxis protein: MSIKYKQLIMVLVAVLIPMLITLGFTRHFASQTEAEVAHEVEELVDSRLEALIEGTLNLVENYRQSREQQRETAIRNYLRSSADQLLRRITTYHETLPREEAWEKIREEIRGLRIAATGDAFAMNSAGVLTIHATGEGRNLAGTAHIDEMRGNKEGYIVYHAVTAKRDKAVYYRYFAPLDLIIAPGVFIDEMDALYDHQGEEAALAAIRTQLENLRVGATGYFWVVQAGGENRGRYVVSPGGRQNGELLDRRDAEGRSVFALLAEKGLAAPGDSQELILSFQSSLTGESERMMLDFVYYEPFDWLIGATLPEREYMATSRTIGASFGQMQTLLLIIGSVLLVVAGLFAWWAAQRTVRPIRAVMEMVSEIERGHLTRRLKLTRKDELGQMARTMDALADNLQHEVVDALQKLADGNLDFEARPRDERDVIRGALNKLSSDLNSMVREIQTSGEQIATGSGQVADASQSLSQGATEQASSLEEISASVNQMAGQVADASQSLSQGATEQASSLEEISASVNQMASQTNQSAENAGQANRLSAEAKQSAEQGRGRMQAMVQAMGEISASSND
- a CDS encoding hydrogenase small subunit, with translation MALTRRRFLKFSAGTAAALGVNIFENPLLKKAFADAIKHTPIIWLGTGACTGCSVALLNSLSPRIQDVLLDQVVPGHHTELAFHSTVMAAAGDLAMEAMYAAEEKPFLLVVEGSIITKDPRMCEIGEKDEHGITSTEHMDRLGPKAQAVIAVGSCAAFGGVNKANMNPSGSVGVAEYFKQKGITTPVINIPGCAIHPDWFVGTLAAYLLAGPESIELDEHLRPKMFFSKLIHDNCPLRGHFDAGRFAQHWGEPYCLYKLGCKGPVAHANCPEKKFNSGTNYCLDNRHPCIGCVEPEFPYEGSMFEPVPVYNVTPPSAFPPIVTEQRQDIDFTPTYGALAGIAAGAAGVSMIRKRSAEAKQDLDDKE
- the hybA gene encoding hydrogenase 2 operon protein HybA; the encoded protein is MPISRRKFFKVAAATGAGACAALTAPAQASAAKLPDDPGYGMLNDSTRCIGCKACQAACKRVNELPPDSTLGDGGRLFDSPRTLSDSTYTLVKMQRDEESGEATFVKEQCMHCLDPACKSACLVLAFVREETGAVTWNSRKCMGCRYCMIACPYNVPQFEWHRAIPDISKCTLCHDTRLVHGRPTACAEVCPVDAITFGHRDELLRIARNRIAANPDRYDPHVYGEHEVGGTGVLYLTKPKVSFASLGLPPFGYKGVPRLTESIQHGIFKYFIPPVAIYAALGGIMAFNQRRNKLKGETDHE
- the nrfD gene encoding NrfD/PsrC family molybdoenzyme membrane anchor subunit codes for the protein MNKAAALRLKFWTPNVALLIFFMVSAAVFSYFRFFHGFGSVTNLNPNYPMGMWIAFDVACGVALAAGGFTTCLIVEIFGKHKYHALLRPAILTAFIGYMLVGMAVMFDLGRWYYIWHALIYWNGNSVLFEVAWCVMLYLSVLAVENVPAVVEEYKDKVDLPGPLAMFNSLTNAFLHVADKVMGKVAVFFVLGGVVLSFGHQSSLGTMMLIAPYKLHELWFTPWSPLLFLMSAIAVGPSMVVFEASLATYFFNRKSEINLIGDFAKFIPWFLGAFLLFRFGDLAWRGALPAAFVPGKYAYAFWVEMALFLIPFVVLMNKRVRFHSLKLFLAACSVICGVVAYRFNVFLIGMDMGPGWNYFPSVGEFAVTFGFVAFGLFLYKLAVNYLPILERQH
- a CDS encoding nickel-dependent hydrogenase large subunit, giving the protein MGKIVIDPVTRIEGHLKIEAVLDNGVVKEARSSGMMYRGLENVLLGRDPRDAARIMQRICGVCPTSHGLAATFALDEAYGVNGNIPSNGRILRNLIQGSNYVQSHILHFYQLAALDYVDVTAVADYNGSDPSLKKVKEFIARGHLGPFLPRYEGDYRLSKEENRAAVAHYVEALNLRRLAHEALAVFGGKMPHNMSIVAGGVTAEPTIDKIASFYWKLEQLSNFIEHRYLPDVLMVARRYSDYFGIGAGCKQFMSFGVFDLDHHPDLTKRRRYIPQGIVRAADLKLRPLDPNQITEQVENSWYRETGPVHPYDGSTEPDRDKAGAYSWCKSPRYAGEVMEVGPLARMLAAYAGGNAEVKSQIDGVLGQFNAGPEVLFSVLGRHAARAIECKLVADKLKQWVLELQPGRPVCAEYSLDVNNRGMGLHEAPRGAIGHWIVVEGGKTKNYQAVVPTTWNMGPADGKGVPGPVEQSLIGTRVKDQNNPFELVRIVRSYDPCLSCAVHVVTPKGGDLGRFVVGPE
- a CDS encoding sigma-54-dependent transcriptional regulator, with the translated sequence MTKGKILICDDEVEIQQFLRRLLEARGHNVECFGAGAALLKALEEMEGALPDLVLVDAKMPGIDGLEVLRRIKAGYGDLCVVLMSAFATVRNAVEAMKLGAHDYLIKPFCAEDIYALVDTVVERSRLVAENRSLKAEIRRRFDPEQVIFQSQAFRNVFTLAKRVATSAASVLILGESGTGKELIASTIHYSSPRREERILTINCAAITDTLLESQLFGHVKGSFTGAVANHRGLVEEANRGSLFLDEIGDLSPALQAKILRLLQEKEFMPVGATKVRHADVRFIAATNKNLEKEVARGSFREDLFYRLNVVTLDLPPLRERREDIPLLAEHFVRKYAARPEQRLGAETLALLRRYPWPGNVRELENTMEMAVILCDGDEISPAFLPSKITSGGSEEFVPPQGDLSLEDVERMYIEQVFRQTGFHKVKTSEILGIARKTLDRKLAQYEIDKG